The following nucleotide sequence is from Prosthecobacter sp..
AGTAACGGTGCTGACCCCTGAAGAAATTCAGTATCCAACCTTTGCTGGGCAGCGAACTCAGCAAGCCGTCAATGGTGAGCCAGGTCCTGAGGTCCATGAAGACATTCCTCCTGCGGCTGAGCCGTCTCCTGCAACGCCAACAACCGCTGTCGCAGATGAACCGCAGCCTGGACATGTCGTGATCCCCGAGAACACCAAGGGCTGGAGCTACCGTCGTCTGTTCGCCAAGCACCTCACCGGCGCACGCAGCATCACCATTTGCGATCCGTATGTTCGCATGTTCTTCCAAGCTAGGAACCTGATGGAGTTCCTGCAAATGGTCCATGATCTGGTGCCGGAGGGCGATGAGGTCACCGTGCACTTGAGGACTCAATCGGATCCTGACTCGTGCGTCAAACAGGCGGAGAATCTTGACCAAATCGCCGACTCGTTCGCCGGTTCCCGCATCGCATTCACATGGGAGGACGATCCCAGTCCCAACTTTCACGCTCGAAACATCACCACGGACACCGGATGGAAAATCACCATTGACCGAGGCATGGACATCTTCCAGCGTTATGAAACGGGACCATTCTCACTCGCGCAAGCGATGCAGGAAGCACGCCTGACACGGGGTGCTGAAATCACCTATTTCAAAGTGTGATCTGCAAGCCCCGCTTATGTTCACCTTCGCCGATCTCGCCAAAGCCCTGAACCGGTCCACGGTTTATCTCTCCGGCCTGCAATCGCGCTTTGAACTTCCGAACTTCGATGGGGCGGGTTACTCGGAGGCCTATCTCGCCTTTCTCCAGACGGTGGTGCATCTGCGCACACTCTCGATCACCGAAGAAACGCTGCGCGATCTCTGGCACATCGAGAAAAAGCTTTTGGTGCTGCTCCATGCCGACTCGACCGGATCACCCACCTGGTTTCTCGATTCCTGCGGTGCCACCACCAGTCCGAAGCGACGCCTGCTACTGACCAACTACGAACTCGGTGCCGAGGTCCATGGCAAAGGCGTGCAGTTGGGCCTTAACTTCGCCGACACTGCCCCGGAACTCTTTGCCGGACAGGAGATGGGTGAAGACGCCCTTCGTGTCCTCAACGACTACCGCAAACTCCACACACGCATCAGCACCGACGTGAATGCCGAGGCACCTCATGTTCGTGCAGCAGTGGCTTGGTCAAAGCGAGTTTGAGTTGAGGACAAACCGAAGCAGTTTCATCTTCGATCATGTCCGATCTCATCCTCTATCAGTTCAGCCGGGATCGTGTGGAAGCCGGTGATGCCAAAGATTTCCTGTCCCGATTCGGCGATAGCGCTCTGCCGACAGGCAAGAAGCTGGAAGCCATGATGAACAGCGTGGCTCTGATGATCGACGGCTACAATCACGACCCCCGAGAGATCTACGCCATCCCAGAAGTCAGAGCGTTCTACAAGCAGCTTTGGGAGGTCTGGCCCTACTGGCTTTTTTTCTGCAATCTGGACTCTGAAAACCTGATGATGATGGTGATGTGCTGTCTCGAATCCCTGGACGCGCTGAAGGTGAAAGGTCAGAGCCAGGTCAAAGTCAGCATCAGTCCCTTGGAGGTCGTTCGATTCATCAGCGGTGGTTTTGTGCCGATGAATGAGATGTGTGAGCGTGCCGGAATGAGCGAGCGCCAGATATTCGACCGGACCAAGGCAGTGTTCGAGTATTTCAACCTGCCCTTCGACGCGGGTCCACCCCCGAGGTAATACGCCGCCCACGCTGCAACATCGGTTGCTGTCGAAGCAAAAATCACGCGAGCGCCCAGGAAGGCCGTTGTGATGTTTTGAGTGTTGTTGTCGGCTCACAGTCCCGCTTTGCTTCGTAATTCTGCGCTGCTCCCGGTTTTGGTCCCACTGCGGATATGGCTCGGTTATGGCGGAAGCCGTCTGACCGTCAACCCCCGGCCCGCTCCATTCGCTTCGCTCCCGTGTTGGGGGCATGACCGCCAGCCTCATAGCTCCCGCCTTTGCACCGTCGCCCCGCAGTGGGGTGAAACCAAAACAAGGAGCAAAACTATGACGCAGAAAACACTCACAAAAGCAGACCTCAGCCAGTTCACCGGCACCGAACAATGGTATCGCCACGGCCTCGCACGCAACGTGCTCTACACCGAAGGCGCACAACACGTCGCTGAAAGCGGCGGAGCCTACTGGCTCCTCGATGAAATCGCCTTCGCTCAACCCATTCGCGAAGTCGCAGCCGAAGCCTTTCAGGTCTGGCGGCTGAAGGTCAACCCTGACCACAGCGCGACGCTTGCCTGTGAAGATGGCAATTCAAAAATCGTCTTCACCAAGGAAATCGAGTTCACCGATTTCCCTCTCGATGAGATTGCCTTCTACTTCACAGACAACGTGCTGATGCTGCCCAGCGAATACTAGCAGGGCAGCCTGCCCGCCCAAGGCAACTTGGGCGGGTTTTCTCCGCTAATCACTGATTCTCTAAGTTCAGTTTCATCTGCGGGGAAAAGCCTTTCCCTCGCGCCTACTGCGTGGGGCGCTACCCATTCCAGCGGGAGGTATCCCGCAACGCCCTCGCCATGCGGCTCCGCGCTCCCACCACGAGCAATCCCGCCATTCGTCGCCTCAGTCGGGACAAGCCCTCCGTTCACCGCCAAACGGCCAGCTTGCTTCCCGTCCACCTCTTGGACCAAACCTCCGCCAGGCAAGCCGGTGATTTCCTCCGCCCGCCTTCGCCCTCCGGCGGATCACCTTTCATTGCCCCGGCTCGGTTCCGTCCGCTTTCTGAACACTGAGCAGGGAGGCGCGATGCGTCAGACGACAGGTTCAAAGTGAAGGATGTTTTGCACCCTCGCATGGAAGCTACACACGGCGGTAAAGGTTTTGCGACAAGTCAGTCCATCAGGTTCCTGCCCCCGTTCTTGTGGGCGGTTCTTCATGGTCTCCTTGGGGTTTCTCACTTGGAATTTTGGAAACGTAGCAGCCGCGCAGGGCAGTCAATACCCGGCCCGCTCCATTCGCTGCGCTCCCGTGTTGGGCATGACAACGCCCTGCTTCACCGGCTGCTATTCACGCTCCCAATCCCTTCGGGGAGAAACCACTAAACAAGGAGAACCTATGAATAACAAACCAGCCCACGAAATCAAAAACGGCGCAGTCAAAGTCACCATCTGGTCCAATGAAGACCAGGGCAAAACCCGCTACAGCGTCACCGTGTCCCGCAGCTACAAGTCTGGCGAGGATTGGAAGCAAACCACCAGCTTCTTTAAATCCCACCTGTCGAAGCTGACAGCCGCTCTTGAGCAGGCCGAGCAGTGGATCGCGGAACGCGAACCCGCTGCTGCCGAGGCACAAGCTGCCTAAACCATGATGCCGCGCCTTCGGGCGCGGCATTCTTTTTTCATATCCAACTCTCCAAGGAGAACCGCCATGGCTTTCATTCAACTCGACTACGACACCTGGTTTGAGCAGTTCAAACCCATCACCAAGCTCGGAACCGACCATATCGCTTTCGATACCCACGACGACATTGATTTTCTACGCACACAACCCAACTCGAAAATCTGGACTCTCATCGACTGCCCCGGCTACAACACGGCGGTCATCATCAATGGCTATTGGCGTATCAACCGTTTGGAATACTACGTCACCGAAGTGGCTCATGACGAAACTGATGAATACAACATCGAATGAGGTGTGGGGGAAAAGCTTTTCCCTCGCCGCTACTGCGTGGGCGGCTACCCATTCCAACGGGAAGTGTCCCGTAACGCCCTCGCCCGCCGCGTGACGCCGTTCGATCCGCCTTCAGCAAGCCTTGAAGAGTCAAGGCGCGGCGTTTCAAACCACGTCACTGCCTGCCCCATGTCGCACACCGAAGCAGCCGGACGCTTCGCTTCTGCCTGACCCTCCGCTTCGCTACCGGCTGCTTCCGTGCCAGTCAAACCCACCGCGAGCAATCCCGCCTTCATCATAATGGTCGGGGCAAGCCCTCCCTCTGCTGACAAAGGCCAGCTTGCTCCCCCACAACCTCTTGGACCGATCCGCAGACGCGCCGGACCGCGACCACTTTGCCCGCCTTCGCCCTCCCTTCTTGTCGCCGGTCCATGCTACATCTGCGGTTCCGTCCGCTCTGAAGCGCCTGCTCTCGCAGGCGGGGCAAGCGCGTCTCTGTGGAGACTTCCCAAGGATGCCTGCACAGGCGGGCCTTGTGGCACCGCCGCTTGCCCTTCGTTTTCACAAAACACTTCTCGGCAACCGGGTCGTTTCATCTACAATTCACGCACACTATGAGCCGCAGATCCCACACCATTCTCGCCGTCACGCTTTGTCTGTTTCCCCTCATTCCGTCTTCTGCGCAGACAGAGCAGCAGAAACAAACGATGTCAGTGCTGAAGGCCGCGAGCGAACGCCTCATGCGCGGCGACGTCGCAGCTCTCGACGAGGTGAAAGCGCTACCGGGCGATGACGCGGTGGCCGGACTGCTGATGTTCTTCAAACAGAACTTCTACGTCTATTCCAAAGAGACACAGAAGAAGGCCATTGCCGCCAAAGCTGCCCAATACATCAGCGAATGCCCGACCGCCGCTGACTACATCAAGCGCCTGTTCAAAAAGGAGGAAGGAAGGCCCAAATCGGGAATGCTCATGAACTACCGGCAGACCACGCTGGACAGCCTGACCGCCGCGAACAACAAGTTCGCCGTGAGTCTCCTCATCGAACTTATGGACGAATCCAACTTGGAGGTGCCGCCCGGAGATTTTGCCGTTGCCATCGCCAAGATGGGCATCCCTTCTGCTCCCTTTACCAAGACAGAACTGAAATCCGCCGCCACGGCAGAGGGCGTCGCCAAATGGAAATCATGGTGGAAAGAAAACAAAGACGGCTTCCCCGACAAGTGACGGGCAGTGGCTAAATATGCTGGGCCAGCTCCATGTAGCGACAGAACGCGTTTGCCAACTGAATCTGCCGAGGTGTTCGGCATTCTGCTTCAAACAGAAGCGGAGAGCCAACCACAATGCACACGCACTTGGCTCGTGAAGTTGCGACATTGAGGCGATTCAGACTGTAAAGAAACTCCATGCCTCGCGGCGCGTCGGCGTGAGAAGATGTCGTCATGGAATAAATCGCAATCGGCGCTTGTTGCCCTTGGAATTTATCAACCGTGCCCACTCTTGCCCCAGGAAGACGCTCTTGAATTTCAAACACCTGTGCGTTGTAGGGCGCGATGATGAGCACATCTTCAAGTCTGAGCGTCCTCTCTACGCCATGGCGGTCAATCCATGTTGTTCCGCTCCCAAGTATGCTTGTCACAAGATCTCGAATTCTATCAGCCTCCTCCGGTGAAGAACTTTGATTGCCCTCATGATTCACAGCCACATACCGAAGTCCTGCACCACGAACTACACTGGCCGACTTGATCTCCTGCGCCTCCAGCCCCTCCTTCGTCTGCAAACGCCCTTCATAAAACAACTCCGAGGTGAAAGCACAAATTGCCGGATGCAAACGCCACGTCTCTTCCAAGAACAAACCCCTTCCGGCCTGGATCGTCTGGTGACCATCCAGAATATGATTGAGAGCTGATACGTCTGTGCCTTCAGGGTGACTACCCTGCATCGGTTGATCTAGTTGCTGCGGATCTCCCAGCAACACAAGACTCTTTGCTGCATGGGAAACGGCAAGGACGTTCGCCAGCGACATTTGAGCCGCCTCATCTACAAACAGGACATCCACAGTCTCAAAGGCTTCCTCCCGCGACCAAAGCCACGCTGTTCCACCAGCAACTTGGCTTCCACGACTCAGCGCCGTAAACAAGTCAGCATTGCTCTTCGCAAAACAGAGGTGGTCGATGTCATCTTCCTTTTCCTTGGCCTTTTGAATACAGCGAATGTCCATGCCCTGCTCCCCAGCGGCGACAATCACTTCGTCCAAGAGATTGCGAATTACGGTATGGCTGTTCGCTGTAATTCCCACCTTCTTACCGCTTTTTACCATGTCGCAAATCATTCGCGCCCCGGTGAAGGTCTTGCCCGTCCCAGGCGGTCCTTGAATTGGCAATACGCCTCCCTCAAGGCTCAAACCAACCCGACAGGCAGATTCGAGTGTTGATTCTGTAGCCGTGTGAATCGCCTGCCCACCGATGCGCGGCGGTTCTTTAAGGAGTAGATCACGCGCTGCCTGATAGCGGCCAAGCCCTGCAATCCCGCTTTCTGCGACATAGTCGCCGATTCGCATCAGCGCAGCCGCCTGCTCATCAGTGCCAATCACAGCATGTTCAAACACCGCATCGGCATGAATATTGGCGGTGTCGCCGCGCTTTTTGATGTCAACCCAACGTTCTTCCAAATTGATCGACACCACAGCTCCATATTTGTCACCACCGACCTTATGAAGTGTCTCACCCCCTCGAAACTCAGATTCTTGCAGTGGAAACCGATAACGATGAACGGGGGCTTTTGCAGTCCCCCCGGCGCTTCCGACGAATTCCAAACCGGACAAGCCGACCCGTTCATCCAGCAAGTCTTCGCTCGACAGATCACGAAGCCGAAAATACTCCCACCACACGGCTTTCAGCTCACGCCTGTGCCAATCGAGAAGATTGGCAAGAATCCAGCGCCCATGCTGCTCTGCGCTCCGCTCTGCAACATCAACGGGCACATCATTGGTCAGTCGCGCTATCAGCGCATTCACCCGCTGTAGCCATTCGCTGATGTCCTCGCTTGCGGCTCCGTCCAATGGGGACGGACGATCAATAATTTGCCCCCTCGCCAGCAGATCGGAGCGAATCTGCTCAAGCCAGTTCCGCAGTTCAAGTGTCGAGACACAATCGTCGCGATTGTAATCGGTCACTTTTTCCCTCATTTCGTCCGTGATGCCTGCGAAATTATTCAATTCCATGCAAGCCTGGACTCGCGTCAGCGCCACATTGGCATCAGGCAAACTCGTGTTCCGCACATAGGCATAAAACACTTCGAGCTTCTTGATTGAGTAACTCTCCACACTTGCACGCACCGCATGACGGACAACGCTGTAGAGGTCAACAAACAGCTCCGCACGCAGCATCCGGTCGATTTCCTCTTCGCGTGTGGCATACCGGCCCATCAGTCGTTTTAACGCGCTTGGCTCGTAGGGGGCGTAGTGGTAGATGTGCAGGTCTGGATAACGTGCCCACCTTTCCATTACCAAATCAACGAATTGCTCAAAGACCTGCTTTTCCTCTTCACGCGAGTGAGTCCAATTGCCCGTATATTGGGGCTTGCCATCATTGTCGAGCGTGACGTAACCAAACAGAAACTCAAGACCTCCCTCACCAACAAACGGATCGCCTTCAAGGTCGAAAAAGATGTCGCCAGGTGAAGGCTCCGGCAAACAATTCAAACCAAATCCCTGCATTAAGGGTAATGCTTCAAATATCGGCGTTCCGGCAGTCCTGCCCTCTATCTGAATGCGAGCCTGCTCGCGAATTCTTTCGTAGGACTGCGCCGATCCACGATCAGGTTTCCAACTCAAAGGCAAAGGCATCGCACCCAATTCGCTTGTAGTGCTGACCCCATGATTTTGCAGTTCATTGATTTGCACTTTGGAGATGCCTGCGACCAGACAGAGATGATCATCTGCGCGGCGCTTGTTATCGCATGGCACCCGCCAATGGCAAATATCACAGTGACTTTTCGGGTCTGGATAAATTTCGCGGTTGGCATCAGTCGCAATGCTGCGCTCAAGCCCCGCTTTCACAGAGCGGTAATAGGCGGAGTAGTCCGTTATGCGATAAGACTGTGGTTCAAAATTTGTCCATGGCGTTACGACGAAAGTCCTCTCAGGAAGCACCCCTTGGCTAGCTCCCACCAAGTCTGAATAGAGACACAACTGGAGAATCGTTCCTCCCTTTGTCTCGCTTGCGAGCTTGGTATCAATCACTTCGTATGACCAGCTTCCGAGAGATGAGGGTGTTTCGATGCGACGCAGGATGTCCGTTCGCCCTCCCCAGCCATTTTGCATGAAAGCCCCTTGCGAGATGATCTGCACACCGGCCTGCATCGCTTTCAATGTCGCGTTCACAAGTTCCTCAGTT
It contains:
- a CDS encoding DUF6876 family protein; translated protein: MTQKTLTKADLSQFTGTEQWYRHGLARNVLYTEGAQHVAESGGAYWLLDEIAFAQPIREVAAEAFQVWRLKVNPDHSATLACEDGNSKIVFTKEIEFTDFPLDEIAFYFTDNVLMLPSEY
- a CDS encoding TM0106 family RecB-like putative nuclease, which encodes MLIQNGVLQLSGSDLVGHLNCRHLTGLEFAAANGELKKSVNRDPLLQILWERGLEHEKAYVEHLRNAGFDVHEVVGVGVTEELVNATLKAMQAGVQIISQGAFMQNGWGGRTDILRRIETPSSLGSWSYEVIDTKLASETKGGTILQLCLYSDLVGASQGVLPERTFVVTPWTNFEPQSYRITDYSAYYRSVKAGLERSIATDANREIYPDPKSHCDICHWRVPCDNKRRADDHLCLVAGISKVQINELQNHGVSTTSELGAMPLPLSWKPDRGSAQSYERIREQARIQIEGRTAGTPIFEALPLMQGFGLNCLPEPSPGDIFFDLEGDPFVGEGGLEFLFGYVTLDNDGKPQYTGNWTHSREEEKQVFEQFVDLVMERWARYPDLHIYHYAPYEPSALKRLMGRYATREEEIDRMLRAELFVDLYSVVRHAVRASVESYSIKKLEVFYAYVRNTSLPDANVALTRVQACMELNNFAGITDEMREKVTDYNRDDCVSTLELRNWLEQIRSDLLARGQIIDRPSPLDGAASEDISEWLQRVNALIARLTNDVPVDVAERSAEQHGRWILANLLDWHRRELKAVWWEYFRLRDLSSEDLLDERVGLSGLEFVGSAGGTAKAPVHRYRFPLQESEFRGGETLHKVGGDKYGAVVSINLEERWVDIKKRGDTANIHADAVFEHAVIGTDEQAAALMRIGDYVAESGIAGLGRYQAARDLLLKEPPRIGGQAIHTATESTLESACRVGLSLEGGVLPIQGPPGTGKTFTGARMICDMVKSGKKVGITANSHTVIRNLLDEVIVAAGEQGMDIRCIQKAKEKEDDIDHLCFAKSNADLFTALSRGSQVAGGTAWLWSREEAFETVDVLFVDEAAQMSLANVLAVSHAAKSLVLLGDPQQLDQPMQGSHPEGTDVSALNHILDGHQTIQAGRGLFLEETWRLHPAICAFTSELFYEGRLQTKEGLEAQEIKSASVVRGAGLRYVAVNHEGNQSSSPEEADRIRDLVTSILGSGTTWIDRHGVERTLRLEDVLIIAPYNAQVFEIQERLPGARVGTVDKFQGQQAPIAIYSMTTSSHADAPRGMEFLYSLNRLNVATSRAKCVCIVVGSPLLFEAECRTPRQIQLANAFCRYMELAQHI